One part of the Flavobacterium johnsoniae UW101 genome encodes these proteins:
- a CDS encoding rhamnogalacturonan lyase — MKKYILFLLLFVSLKALSQRQMENLDRGIIAIKDKGQFFISWRVLGTDPDDLAFNLYRKSGTQKAVLLNENPITGATNFIDAKANAKEENTWFVKTVLKGKEAAASGSFTIPANASDKQYLSIKLKEIEGYMANDVSVGDLNGDGKYELIVHMTGKGHDNSQTGITDPPIFQAYTLDGTFLWQINLGKNIREGAHYTQFMVYDLDGDGFAELVCKTADGTTDSEGNVVGDASKDWVDRDPDSKTYGKILKGPEYLSVFDGRTGKLIITVDYIPQRGDLAGWGGRGGSGGNDTKGNRMDRFLACIAYLDGVHPSVVMCRGYYGRTVLAAWDFKNKKLTSKWVFDSKDAENPYSGMGNHNLTVTDVDNDGKDEIIYGSMCVDDNGQGLYTTGFRHGDAIHVSDLDLDIPGLEVFGIHEIENGTTGPGVTLFSAKDGKVLFTGSLNEDVGRGVADNIDATRKGAQCWWSGSPYLHDMKGNNIGKAPSSTNFLIYWDGDTSRELLNSNYIDKYNSGRLFTAEGAVSNNGTKSTPALSADILGDWREELILRSEDNKELRIYSTIIPTNVKQYTLMHDPQYRLSVAWQNVGYNQPPHTSFYMGAAMDPAPKPNIVLVPSKK, encoded by the coding sequence ATGAAAAAATATATTCTCTTTTTATTGCTTTTTGTGAGTTTGAAAGCTTTGAGCCAAAGACAAATGGAAAACTTAGACCGCGGTATCATCGCCATAAAAGACAAAGGACAGTTTTTTATCAGCTGGCGGGTTTTAGGAACCGATCCTGATGATCTTGCTTTTAATCTGTATCGAAAAAGCGGTACTCAAAAAGCAGTTTTATTAAATGAAAACCCTATTACCGGAGCGACTAATTTTATTGATGCCAAAGCCAATGCCAAAGAAGAAAATACCTGGTTTGTAAAAACGGTTTTAAAAGGAAAAGAAGCTGCAGCTTCAGGAAGTTTTACAATTCCGGCGAATGCCTCAGATAAACAATATTTATCTATTAAATTAAAAGAAATTGAAGGCTATATGGCAAATGATGTTTCTGTTGGCGATTTAAACGGAGACGGAAAATATGAATTAATAGTTCACATGACCGGAAAAGGACATGATAATTCTCAAACCGGAATTACAGATCCGCCTATATTTCAGGCGTATACTTTAGACGGAACGTTTTTATGGCAGATTAATCTTGGGAAAAACATTCGCGAAGGCGCACATTATACGCAGTTTATGGTGTATGATTTAGACGGTGACGGTTTTGCTGAACTGGTCTGTAAAACTGCCGACGGAACAACGGACAGTGAAGGAAATGTGGTTGGAGACGCTTCAAAAGACTGGGTTGACCGTGATCCTGATTCTAAAACGTATGGCAAGATTTTAAAAGGCCCGGAATATCTTTCGGTTTTTGACGGAAGAACAGGAAAATTGATTATTACTGTAGATTATATTCCGCAGCGAGGCGATTTAGCAGGCTGGGGCGGAAGAGGAGGAAGCGGAGGAAACGATACAAAAGGAAACCGAATGGATCGTTTTCTTGCCTGTATTGCGTATCTCGACGGCGTTCATCCAAGTGTTGTAATGTGCCGTGGTTATTATGGCAGAACAGTTTTGGCAGCCTGGGATTTTAAAAATAAAAAACTGACTTCAAAATGGGTTTTCGACAGTAAAGATGCTGAAAATCCCTATTCGGGAATGGGAAATCATAATTTGACGGTTACCGATGTTGACAATGATGGAAAAGATGAAATAATCTATGGATCGATGTGTGTTGACGACAACGGACAAGGTTTGTACACAACGGGTTTCAGGCACGGAGACGCGATTCATGTTTCTGATCTTGATCTGGATATTCCGGGTCTGGAAGTTTTTGGCATTCATGAAATCGAAAATGGTACAACGGGACCTGGTGTCACTCTATTTTCGGCCAAAGACGGAAAAGTATTGTTTACAGGTTCTCTTAATGAAGATGTAGGCCGGGGCGTTGCAGATAATATTGATGCGACCCGAAAAGGTGCGCAGTGCTGGTGGTCTGGCTCGCCTTATCTGCATGATATGAAAGGAAATAACATTGGTAAAGCACCAAGTTCGACTAATTTTTTAATTTATTGGGACGGCGATACTTCTAGAGAACTTTTAAATTCTAACTATATTGACAAATACAATTCAGGAAGATTGTTTACAGCAGAAGGAGCAGTTTCTAATAACGGAACTAAATCGACTCCGGCACTTTCGGCAGATATTCTGGGAGATTGGCGGGAAGAATTAATTTTAAGATCGGAAGATAATAAAGAACTTAGGATTTATTCTACGATAATTCCAACAAATGTAAAACAGTATACTTTAATGCACGATCCTCAATATCGATTAAGTGTTGCCTGGCAGAATGTTGGTTATAACCAGCCGCCACACACCAGTTTTTATATGGGAGCAGCTATGGATCCGGCTCCAAAGCCTAATATAGTTTTAGTGCCGTCAAAAAAATAA
- a CDS encoding DUF4450 domain-containing protein, translating to MGIKKRTICTLAGLFLTSTLIVFGQEKTPIRKMHYAPEGNSFVLKNGTRKFNRALYGSNTGFRVETGDLPEFAMYMPGMGGNFKLGLSNGKESKWITEAAKIDTRYVLGTMQYTIEDPILEGSKLFIDVVALKESEGFIVKVYGQKISKNINLIWAFGGAIGKKFSRDGDIGADPESVFYLQPNYCLNNKYTLKKESFLLDYGSESNKQKTGNNKSLSGFFPNSEIRLADANIQNKPLELFKSKAETLPLISGKINSVSEKANYWLFVPEISKVNYTQKTIAQLYEKSVTATHLLANRIKVKTPDVYINTLGSALAIASDGIWESPAYLHGAIAWRMYLNAWRGAYTADPLGWHDRAKTHFKSYSNSQVTSPESGPVVFDEEKNLARQKEEIGTSMFSSGYISRSPNKNNVAHHYDMNLVFFDQMFRHFKWTGDTAFLKEMWPTIERHLKWEKRNFDPDNDGLYDAYASIWASDALQYSGSGVIHSSAYNYYANKMAAELAKKLNIDAAPFEKEADKILKAANNQLWIPKKGIFAEYKDALGNRILHDTPGVWSIYHTIDSELSNPFESYQMLDYVNNQIPHIPINAEGLEKKDLYVISTTNWQPYTWSTNNVALAEQLHTSLAFWQGGQSEKAYTMWESALIESMYLGASPGGFEQLLFQDAMRGELYRDFADPIGMASRTLVEGLFGIQPYALNEILIIKPGFPEKWNQASLEIPDVSIDFKRENKKDTYIIKNQFSAKMNLKLVLNANFEAVESILVNGKSVLWKAVSENIGKPKISIEVPYSSNYNIQITWKGDSLEEIVSKENYAFNEALEINTSKAKIISVYDPQQVLSGVSKTDDSLKTKVNSAGSKVFFIEVKQGEFSWWQPIHFNAKAEKQLNETVTDWNKPLDKSARLETISLAPFFNAKVTDIFNYEYLSPRPNTVTLQLPKQGIGNWCYPNVSVQIDDKGLREKAKKTGKISTPNGILFQTPSDENQKNIIFTSMWDNFPGSITIPLNGKASHAYFMLAGTTNPMQSRIVNGEIKIEYTDGTSEILPLRNPENWWPIEQDYFTDGLAFTTDAPKPPRVYFKTGEISRDFKDFKTIKGFSNYGVDGGAGTILELPLDKNKTLKNLTLKTIANDVVIGLMSVTLIR from the coding sequence ATGGGAATTAAAAAACGAACTATTTGCACTTTAGCGGGCTTATTTCTGACTTCAACTCTGATTGTTTTTGGTCAGGAAAAAACACCGATTCGTAAAATGCATTACGCACCCGAAGGAAATAGTTTTGTTTTAAAAAATGGAACCCGAAAATTCAACCGTGCTCTTTATGGTTCGAATACGGGATTTAGAGTTGAAACCGGAGATTTACCGGAATTTGCCATGTATATGCCCGGAATGGGAGGCAATTTTAAACTAGGATTGTCAAACGGAAAAGAAAGTAAATGGATTACCGAAGCGGCAAAAATTGATACACGCTATGTTTTGGGAACGATGCAATATACCATTGAAGATCCTATTTTAGAAGGAAGTAAATTGTTTATTGATGTTGTGGCATTAAAAGAAAGCGAAGGTTTTATTGTAAAAGTGTATGGTCAAAAAATATCTAAAAACATCAATTTAATCTGGGCTTTTGGCGGAGCAATAGGTAAAAAGTTCAGTCGTGACGGTGATATTGGCGCAGATCCGGAATCGGTTTTTTATTTACAGCCCAATTACTGCCTCAATAATAAATATACGCTCAAAAAAGAATCCTTCCTTTTAGATTATGGTTCTGAAAGCAACAAACAAAAAACAGGAAATAATAAAAGTCTGAGCGGTTTTTTTCCCAATTCAGAAATTCGTTTAGCAGATGCCAATATTCAGAATAAACCTTTAGAACTTTTTAAATCTAAGGCTGAAACACTGCCTTTAATAAGCGGAAAAATAAATTCAGTTTCAGAAAAAGCCAATTACTGGCTGTTTGTTCCTGAGATTTCAAAAGTCAATTACACACAAAAAACGATTGCCCAACTTTATGAAAAATCAGTTACGGCAACACATCTTTTAGCCAATAGAATAAAAGTGAAAACGCCTGATGTATATATTAACACGCTGGGTTCTGCACTTGCGATTGCTTCTGACGGAATTTGGGAAAGTCCGGCGTATCTTCACGGAGCTATTGCGTGGCGTATGTATTTAAATGCATGGCGGGGCGCTTATACGGCAGATCCATTGGGCTGGCACGACAGAGCCAAAACGCATTTTAAAAGTTACAGCAATTCGCAGGTAACTTCGCCGGAAAGCGGTCCTGTTGTTTTTGATGAAGAAAAAAATCTTGCTCGACAAAAAGAAGAAATAGGAACATCCATGTTCAGCAGCGGTTACATCAGCCGAAGTCCGAATAAGAACAATGTGGCGCATCATTATGATATGAATCTGGTTTTTTTCGATCAGATGTTCCGCCATTTTAAATGGACGGGAGATACGGCTTTCTTAAAAGAAATGTGGCCGACGATTGAACGACATTTAAAATGGGAAAAACGAAATTTTGATCCGGATAATGACGGACTTTATGATGCTTATGCTTCGATCTGGGCAAGTGATGCTTTGCAATACAGCGGCAGCGGCGTAATTCATTCTTCGGCTTATAATTATTATGCGAATAAAATGGCGGCAGAACTGGCAAAAAAATTAAACATCGATGCCGCACCTTTTGAAAAAGAAGCAGACAAAATTTTAAAAGCCGCAAACAACCAGCTTTGGATTCCGAAAAAAGGCATTTTTGCTGAATACAAAGATGCTTTAGGAAATAGAATACTGCACGATACGCCGGGAGTATGGAGTATTTATCATACTATCGATTCAGAATTATCAAATCCTTTTGAGAGTTATCAAATGTTGGATTATGTAAATAATCAGATTCCACATATCCCAATTAATGCAGAAGGATTAGAAAAAAAAGACTTGTACGTTATCAGCACCACCAATTGGCAGCCTTATACGTGGTCGACCAATAATGTGGCTTTAGCAGAACAATTGCATACTTCGCTTGCTTTCTGGCAGGGCGGACAATCTGAAAAAGCCTATACAATGTGGGAAAGCGCTTTGATCGAAAGTATGTATTTGGGCGCTTCGCCGGGCGGTTTCGAACAGCTTTTGTTTCAGGATGCGATGCGAGGCGAATTGTACCGCGATTTTGCTGACCCAATTGGTATGGCTTCACGAACTTTAGTCGAAGGACTTTTCGGGATTCAGCCCTATGCTTTAAATGAAATTTTAATTATAAAACCCGGTTTTCCAGAAAAATGGAATCAGGCTTCACTAGAAATTCCAGATGTTTCAATTGATTTTAAAAGAGAAAATAAAAAAGATACCTATATAATAAAGAATCAGTTTTCAGCTAAAATGAATTTGAAATTGGTTTTAAATGCCAATTTTGAAGCTGTTGAAAGTATTTTGGTAAACGGAAAATCAGTATTATGGAAAGCCGTTTCAGAGAACATCGGAAAACCAAAAATAAGTATTGAGGTTCCGTATAGTTCCAATTATAATATTCAGATTACTTGGAAAGGAGATTCTTTAGAAGAAATCGTATCAAAAGAAAATTATGCTTTTAATGAAGCTTTAGAAATCAATACCTCAAAAGCCAAAATCATTTCTGTTTATGATCCGCAGCAGGTTTTGAGTGGTGTTTCAAAAACAGATGATTCGCTTAAAACGAAAGTGAATTCAGCAGGCAGTAAAGTCTTTTTTATAGAAGTAAAACAAGGAGAATTCTCTTGGTGGCAGCCAATTCATTTCAATGCAAAAGCAGAAAAACAATTAAATGAAACGGTTACAGATTGGAATAAACCTTTGGATAAATCCGCACGGTTAGAGACGATTTCTCTTGCTCCGTTTTTTAATGCAAAAGTTACTGATATTTTTAATTACGAATATTTGTCGCCAAGACCTAATACGGTAACCTTACAATTACCAAAACAAGGCATTGGAAACTGGTGTTATCCCAATGTTTCGGTCCAGATTGATGATAAAGGGCTGCGTGAAAAAGCAAAAAAAACAGGGAAAATTTCAACTCCAAACGGGATTTTATTTCAAACGCCTTCTGATGAAAATCAGAAAAATATAATCTTCACCTCTATGTGGGATAATTTTCCGGGAAGCATCACTATTCCGTTAAACGGAAAAGCTTCTCACGCTTATTTTATGCTGGCCGGAACTACAAACCCTATGCAGAGCCGTATTGTAAACGGAGAAATAAAAATAGAATATACTGATGGAACTTCTGAAATTCTGCCCTTAAGAAATCCGGAAAACTGGTGGCCGATTGAACAGGATTATTTTACAGACGGGCTTGCCTTTACAACCGATGCTCCAAAACCGCCGAGGGTTTATTTTAAAACAGGAGAAATTTCGAGAGATTTTAAAGATTTTAAAACCATAAAAGGATTTAGTAATTACGGAGTTGATGGTGGAGCAGGAACGATTTTAGAACTGCCTTTGGATAAAAATAAAACATTAAAAAACCTGACTCTGAAAACTATTGCAAATGATGTTGTGATTGGTTTGATGAGTGTGACTTTAATTAGATAA